Genomic DNA from Labilibaculum sp. DW002:
TGTAACAATCGCTGCGGCAGACGAAGCAACAGTAACTATTTCAGATGAAGATGCATCAGAAGTAAGCATAGCAGCTACGACTCAAGCAAGTGAGCCAGGAACAGATGGTTTGTTTACTTTGACGCTAACTAATGCAGTAAGTGTAGATACAGAAATCACATTTGCAGTAAGTGGCGTAGCAACAGAAGGAACCGATTATTCGGCACTTGGAACAACAGTTACCATTCCAGCTAACAGCACATCGATCACACTTCCAGTAAGTGTAATTAATGATGATCTAGTAGAAACTGGAGGCGAAACAGTAATTGTAAGTTTAGTTTCAACCAATACAGCGGTAACAATCGCTGCAGCAGACGAAGCAACAGTAACTATTTCAGATGAAGATGCATCAGAAGTAAGTATTGCAGCTACAACTCAGGCAAGTGAGCCAGGAACTGATGGTTTGTTTACTTTGACGCTAAGCAATGCAGTAAGTGTAGATACAGAAATCACATTTGCAGTAAGCGGTGTAGCAACAGAAGGCACTGATTATTCAGCAATTGGAACTACTGTAACGATTCCTGCTAATTCAACGGAAGCAATAATATCAGTTAATGTTATTGATGATGCGCTGGTTGAAAGTGGAGGTGAAAGTGTTGTTGTGACATTGAATTCTACCAACAATTCAGTGACCTTGTCAGCGACTAGTTCTGCAAATATGAACTTAGGAGATGATGATTCAACTGAAGTAACAATAAGTGCTACCGATGATACAGCTCAGGAAGGTACTCCTGCTGTTGATAATGCAGAGTTTACAGTTTCAATGACTAATGCCTCTGCTGTTAATACGATAATCAGTTACACCATAGGTGGAACTGCAACGGAAGGAAGTGACTTTACATCCTTAACAGGAACTATAACAATTCTGGCAGGTTCAACAAGTGGAACTATTGATATTAGTGTACTTGATGATGTTTTATTTGAGGATTCTGAAACTGTTATTATAACACTAACAGGAATTACTTCTGGTGATATTACAACAACATTAGGAACTCCAGTTGAAGCAACTGCAACAATAATTGATAATGATATTGATTGTTATGCTGGTGATGATCTAGAAATTTGTTCTTCGGATGCAAATGTTACTTTAAGTACTGCGACCGAAAACAATGCAAGTGACTTTGCCTGGACAACTAATGGAACAGGTAATTTCGTTAATGCAAGTATTTTAAATGCAGTTTACATTCCTAGTGATTTGGATAGAACAAATGGTGAAGTAGAGTTAACACTAGGTGTATCTGGTATTAGTGGAACAGATAGCGATGTAATGACATTGAAGATTTGGCCAAGAGTGCTTCTGAACGCAGGCGATGAAACTGCTACAATTAATGAAGGTGAGACTTATACTGTCATGGGAGCAATAGCAGTTAATTATGCTAGCATACTTTGGACAAGTACAGGTGGTTCATTTGATGATCCAACTGCAATTAATCCAGTATTCACTCCATCAACAACCGATAATGTTGTTCTTAGAATGACTGCAACAGGATTAGGAGCAGGTGCTTGTTCAGATGATTTTGATGAGATCTCAATTACCATAAATGATTTCCCAACAGCAAGTAATGAAAGTGTTACTGGTTTTGAAGATCAAGATTTATTATTTGCAGAAACAGATTTCTCTGTAAATTATTTAGACGCAGAGCTTGACGATTTTGAGGGAATTAAGATTGTGAATATTGAATCTGTTGGCGAATTGGAATACAATGGTTCTGCAGTTGTTTCAGGATTAGAAATTACAAAAACTGATATTTCTAAATTAACATTTAGATCACTGCTTAATGAGAATGGATTAAATTACGATTCATTTGAATTTAAAGTGTTTGATGGAACGGCGTATAGCTCTGAAACTTATACAATGAGTATTGATATTACAGCTGTTAATGATGTTCCTTACTTTACCTTAATGAATCCAAAAGACATTTGGGTGAGTGAGGATATAGGATTGGTGATTATCAATGGACAAGTAGCAACACAGTTTGCAGGTCCTGTAAATGAAACAGGTCAAGCTTTGAACTTGAAATTAACGAATGATAATCCAGCCTTATTCAGTGAGCAACCAACATTAGATGCAGCGGGTAATTTACGATTTACTCCTCTTACTAATGTATCTGGATTGGCAACATTAGGTGTTCAACTATTTGATGATGGAGGAATAGCTAATGGAGGCGTAGATTCATCGGCCATTCAAATATTTACAATAACTGTTGAGGCGGTTAACGATGCTCCAGTAGCAGAGGATGACTTGTTTACAGTGAATGAGGATGAGAATTTATCAGGAAATGTAAAATTAGATAATGGAAATGGAGCAGATTCGGATCCAGATAGTGACTCAGACAATTTCACTTACTCATTAATTGATGGTGGAACTGCTGAAACCAATGGAAATCTTGTATTGAATACAGATGGTACGTTCACTTATGTGCCGAATGCGGATTTCTTTGGAGATGTTACATTTACTTATCAGGTTTGCGATGATGCAGTTTCTCCTTTAAGTCAAGAGTGCGATGAAGCAACGGTTACAATTACTGTTGATCAGATTAGCGATGAACCTTTGGCAGTGGATGATGACTACTTCATGAAAGAGGACGATGTCTTGAGTGGAAACGTATTTGATAATGATGAAAGATTGGTTGATGGACCAGTACTGATCGTTGCGAATACAAACCCAGTTTCAGGTACATTAGTTCTTAATTCTGATGGAACATTTGTTTATACACCAGATTCAGGATATTACGGAACAGTAACATTTACCTACACTTTACGAGATGTAGATGGTAGTGAATCAACTGCGACAGTTACCATTATTGTTGATCCATTAGATTATCCACCAATTGCAAATGATGATTTTGCAGAAACGGATGAAGAAATTGCAGTAAGCGGTAATTTATTTGCCAATGATGAAGATTTCATTAATCCTCCAGTACTTGCGATTTCAAATACTGATCCGGCAAACGGAACAGTTGTAGTCAATGCTGATGGAACATTTACCTATACTCCAAATGCAGATTTTTATGGTACTGATACTTTCGAGTATACCATCGAAGATGTGGATGGAGATCAGGACACTGGATTAGTAACAATAACAGTAAATCCGGTTAATGATACACCAATCGCTGTTGCAGATGAAAATACAACAGATGAAGATGCTGGTGTTAGTGGTAATTTGATGAGTAATGATACTGATTTAGGTGATGCAGAGGTAAATGTTGTGGCAAATACCAATCCAGCAAATGGAACGGTTTTAGTTCAGCCTGATGGTTCATATACTTACATTCCAAATGAGAATTTTAATGGTGTTGATACGTTTACTTACACCATTGAAGACGAGGATGGCGAGCAATCAACGGCAACAGTTACAATTACGGTTAATTCAATAAATGATGTGCCAGTAGCTGTTGATGATGTGAATTCAACTGATGAAGATACAGTTGTTATAGGTAATGTATTGCCTAATGATACTGATCTTGATGACGATGAATTAACAGTTGTTGAGTTGAATGGTTCAAGTTCTAATTTAGGTGTTGATATCATCATGTCAGGCGGAGGTATTCTTCAATTGAATGCTGATGGTTTCTACGAATTCGATCCTAATGGTGAGTACGATTACCTAAACGAAGGAGAAGAGGTTCAAGAAAGCTTTACTTATGTGGTAACAGATGGAACTGCTAACAGTAATGTGGCAACTGTAGTGATTACAATTATTGGTGTGAATGATGCACCTGTTGCTACCGATGATCAGGAGATTGCTAGAGATAATGAAGAGATTATTATTTCTGTTTTAGATAATGATTCTGATGCCGATGAAGATGATCTAATCGTAACTATTATAACGGAACCTGAGTTTGGTTTTGTAGTTGTAAATGGTGATGGTACTGTTTCTTATTTGGCTGATTTGGGAGCTTATTGTAATACCGATCAATTTACATATCGTATTTGTGATCCATCAGGATTATGCGATGAAGCAGTGGTTACAATTGAAATTGATGTTATGGATAGCGATGAAGATTCCATTCCTGATGCAATTGAAACATTAACTGCAGATACGGATTCTGATTCAACTCCTGATTATCTGGATTTAGATAGCGATAATGATGGTATTTCCGATGAAGATGAAGCAAGGATTTCTGATTCTTGTAATGATCTTCCAGTTGATGCTGATCAGGACGGAATGCCTGATTATCTTGATACAGATAGTGATAATGATGGTTACCCAGATGAAGAAGAAGGCGATGATGATTGTGATGGAGATGGAATTTTAGATTACATGGATTCTTACGATGATTGCGCTGAATACATAATTATACCAGAAGGATTTTCTCCCAATGGCGATGGAATTAATGATCGCTTGGTCATTAAAGGAATGAGAGATTTCCCAAATAGTGAGTTGATGATTTTCAACCGTTGGGGAGCTAAAATATATAGTAAGAAGGGATATCAGAATGATTGGGACGGTAGAGCTGAAAACAGCATGACCGTTGGAACCAATGTTATTCCAGAAGGAACTTATTACTATGTGATCGATCTTGGAAATGGATCAAAAGTTATTAAAGGATTCATTTACATAAACTACTAATTACGAAGAACATGAATAGATCTAGTTTACAAATTATTAAATGTGTTGCTTTATTGGTTTTAATTTTTCCTTTTGGAAAAGTGTTAAAAGCGCAACAAGATCCTATGTATACTCAATATATGCACAACCCATTAACGATAAATCCGGCTTACGCCGGAAGTACCGATATGATGAGTGCCATGTTTCTCGCACGCGAACAGTGGGTAGGATTTGACGGTGCACCTAAATCAAGAACCTTAACGCTTAGTGCTCCAATAACAAAGTATAATGTTGGAGCGGGTTTTTCTTACATTAATGATGAGCTAGGGCCAGTAAAGCAAAATAGTGTATATGCCGATTTTGCGTACCAACTGAAGCTAAGTGAAAGAGGAACTTTGGCGATGGGAATAAAAGGAGGTTTTGATATGATTCAGATTGACTTGATGAACTTGACTCTTAATGAGCAAAATGATGCTTCTTTCTCATCTGATTTTCAAGAAGATTTTATTTTGAATTTTGGTTTGGGCTTGTACTATTATACACCACGTTATTATCTTGGTGTGTCAATACCAAGAATGTTGAAGAACAATTACGATGATGATGGAGTGAATACAACAAGTTTAGGTTACAAGGAACGTCATTATTTTATAACTGCAGGTGCTTTGTTTGATATTAACGAGAATGTGAAATTCAAGCCATCAATTTTATCTAAAATTGTTTGGAATGCTCCAGTTTCCTTAGATCTTTCGGCCAATTTTATATTGAATGATAAACTTTGGTTAGGAGCAGCTTATCGTATCGATGATGCAATGAGTTTTTTAATCCATTATCAAATATCAGAGCAACTTCGTGTAGGTTATGCTTTTGATTTAACCGAATCGGAATTGCGCAGGTACAATAATGGAACGCATGAAATCATGGTTGCATTCGACTTCCAGTTCAACAAAAAGAAAGTAATGACACCAAGGTATTTCTAATTCTACTGATCGAAAATTATGAGAAAATTGACACGCACTATATTATTCTTTGGGCTTTTATTGATGAATCTTTCATTGAATGCTCAAATGTTAGAAAGGGCAGATAAACATTTTGAATCTTTTGCATATCAAGAAGCCATTGACTTGTATGAAATGCTTTGGGAGAAAGATAGTTTAAATGAAAACGTAACCAGGCAATTGGCTGCTTCCTATCGATTGATTAATAATTCACAAAAAGCAGAATTTTGGTATGCTAAGGTTTTGGAAATGCCGAATGTCGAAAATGATGATTATTTGTTTTACGCAAGGGCTTTGCAAAGCAATCAGAAGTACGCTAAGGCAAATGAGTGGATGGAGAAATATCGTCAAAAAGAATCAGGATCAAAGCAAGATCTCATTGATGAAGATGTGATTAATAAGCTGAAAAGCGATTCCTTAAAATATAAGGTGAAACCAGTTTCTGCTAATTCGGAAGAATCTGATTTTGGAGTAGCATATTATCGAAATGATGTGATTTTTTCATCAGCTAGAGAGAAAATGTCTGTAATAAAGAGGAATCATAAATGGAACAATCAAAATTACCTTCGATTGTATCAAACTCATGTTGGTGAGGATGGTAACCTATTGAATGCAACATTATTCTCGAAAGATATTACAACTAAATTTCATGATGGTCCAGTTTGCTTTACGAAGTCGGGCGAGGAAATGTTTTTAACACGTAATTACGTATCCGATTCGAAAAAGGCAAAGCGAAATAAGGAAGGCGTGGTAAGTATTAAGCTTTACCATTGTAAAAAAGAAGGTGATGGATGGTCTACACCAGAATTACTTTCCTTTAATTTGGAAGCTTTTTCAACAGGACATCCTGCTTTGTCAGATAATGAAAAGAGTTTGTATTTTATTTCTGATCGTCCAGGAGGATTTGGAGGGACTGATTTATATGTTTCTAAGAAAACAGCATCAGGTTGGAGCGAACCAGTAAATTTAGGCGACAAAATTAATACTTCAGAGAATGAAATGTTTCCTTTTGTTGATGAAACAAACAACTTATTTTTTGCATCAAAGGGGCATGTTGGCTTAGGCGGATTAGATGTGTTTTCAATTGACTTAGATGATGAAAAAGCAAAGCCAGTAAATATGGGCTATCCAATTAATTCGTCGAAAGATGATTTTAATTTAATTCACAAGAAGGGGAGTGGATACTTTGCTTCAAATAGAATAAAAGGGGAGAGTTTCGATGATGTATATCATTTTGCTCTAATGAGACGAACGATAAAAGGTCAGGTGTTTAATTCCGAAACAAAAGAGATCTTAGGCAATACAGAAGTTTCATTGATTGATAAAAATGGGAACGTAGCTGAAAGAGTAGTAACAGATAAAGATGCAAACTTTCAATTTGTGATTTCTAAGATAGATAACTATCAAATCCGATCTACTAAAGAATATTATTTTGATGGAGATGTAGCTATTCCTGCTAGCGAATTAAGAAAGAATGGAGAACTGAATAAGATTGTATATCAGGCACCAGATAATATTTTATCATTAAAAGGCTTGGTTGTGTTCAAAGAGGATCGTTCTCCTGTTGCTGATGTGAATGTTTCGATTAAAAATAGCAAATCTGATGACTCGATTAATTTAACAAGTGATACAAATGGTACATTTTCTTGTGAGTTGCTGAGAGGAATGGATTACACAATCGAATATCACAAAGAAGGCATATTATCTAAAACGCGAAGAGTGGAAACTTCTATGATAAAAGGAAGTGAAATTTTTGTTGAAGAAGAGGTAGATAAAGTGCAGGTTGGAAAAGTATTTGTCCTAGATAATATCTTTTACGATGTAAATAAATCAAACATTCGTGAGGATGCAGCAATCGAATTAGATAAATTGGTAGTTGTAATGACTGAGAATCCAAACCTAAAAATCGAATTAAGTTCGCATACCGATTCAAGAGGTAGCGATCCTTACAATATGGCCTTATCCAGCAGAAGAGCTAAGGAAGCTGTGGAATACATTGTTTCGAAAGGAATCTCACCTGATCGTATGAAAGCGAAAGGATATGGTGAAACCAAATTGATAAATAAATGTTCTAATGGAGTAAAGTGCAGCAAAGAAGAACATCAGGCTAACAGAAGAACTGAAGTTAAGATTTTGGCAATGTAGTAGAGCTTATAAGAATTTAAAAATCCGTCTTCTTTTAGAGGATGGATTTTTTTATGCCCTATTAAATTTAGTTTAATTGGAAATGGCTTTTATAATATAGGTTATAGAGAGAAGATTTAGATTGGACATATGAAAGTAAATTATTATATTCATAGGAAGATGTTTTTGGGTTAATAAGAAAGTAAGCATCTACAAGCCAAAAAATTATAAATGCAGTAGAGGCTAGTCTTAACTAATATAAATACAATGACATACGACATCTACGTAAAAAATTATCTTGATGCCATACTAGAAGGTGATAGATTAAAATGTTCGACGATAGTAAAAGATTTTCTTCAACAGAACCCATCAATAAAGGATCTTTATGAAAAGATTCTGAAGGTTTCTCTTTATCAAGTAGGTGAACTTTGGGAAGCCAACAAGATTAGTGTTGCCACAGAGCACATAGCTACGGCAATAACAGAAGGGATTTTAAATGAACTTTTCATGGAACTTACTCCCATAAAAAAATTAAATAAAAAGGTTGTAGTTGCTTGTGTTGAAAATGAACATCACCAAGTAGGAGTTAAAATGGTAGCTGATATTTTTGAGATGCAAGGTTGGGATAGTTATTTTTTAGGGAGTGGGATCCCTCTTTCTGAATTGATCAGGTACATCAAAGAGGTTTCTCCAGATATTGTTGCGATTTCGTTAAGTATTTACTTTAACTATGTTAATTTCACTAGAATGATAAAGGAAATTAATGAGGAATTTCCTGATATAATAATTATAGTAGGAGGTCAGGCATTTTCGAATAAGAAGAATAGTCTATCCGATAAATTAGAAAACTTGCTTTACATTCCAGATTTGAATTTATTAGAGAGTTATATAAAATCAATTAACCAAAAACGATTATGACCAAAGATTTACTACTGGAAAGCGCACAAAAACTTCAACAAGTTGAAGAACAATATTTAAAGGAATATGCAGAAAAAAGAGAGAATCTTGTATCGCTCATGAATCAAAAAATGCAGTCGAGAGCAGATATTAAGGAGCTAGTTGGAGAGGATAATATTGAATTAATGAAAGACAATCATGCAAATCATGCACGCTTTCTGGAATCGTTGTTTTGTGAATATTCAGCAGATGTTTTTACGGAAACGGTTTTATGGGTTTTTAAATCGTATTCCTCAAGAGGTTTTAGTTCGCTATATTGGTCAGCACAGTTAAACACTTGGGTTGAATTGTATAAAGAAGAATTAACCAAAGAATGTTTTGCTGCCATTTATCCTTACTACAATTGGATGATTGTTAATATACCTTCTTTTAAACGATATGCTGTTGAAGAATTAGATTCAACCAAGTCTGAACACTAAAAACTGAATGTCTAGTGCGTAATGATGATTTACTTCGCAATTGGTACCCCATATTGCAAGAAAACATGATAGAGGGGAAATCGGTTGCAATTGGAATCTTTTCTTTTGAAGAGAATATTTTGTATGCAAATAATGCTATGAATCATTTTTTAAATGTTGATTCAGAGAATCAAAAGCCTGTAAATGCTTTTGTTAATCCTGAGTTTGATGTATTTGTAAATAAAGAAGAGCAAGGTCTTGTTTTTGATGGTAGTTTAACCATTGGTAACCGTTTCGATGTTAGTTATAGTTTAGAATCTAAAGTGTATCGATTGGGTGGTGAGATTTTAGTTTTTGCAGAGGCAAACCTATTGCAACTTTTTGCAGAGAATAAAAAAATGAGTACTCTTAATCAGCAAGTTAATAATTTGCAAAGAGAATTAATTAAAGAGAAAAGAAACTTACAGTACACGCTGTCCGAACTGAAAGATACGCAACAAATGCTTGTTCAGTCAGAGAAAATGAATGCAATGGGACAGCTTGTAGCTGGAGTTGCACATGAGATTAATAATCCAATTGGCTTTGTTTATAGTAATTTGTTTTCTTGGAAAGGTATTGGTGAAGATCTGGTAAATGCTTATTTGGATCTTGAGCAATTAATCAAAAATCAGGAGAATGAAAAACTGTTTGGGGAAGCAAAAAAAATTAGAGAAGAAAATGATCTAGATTACCAGATAGAGGATATGGCAGATGTATTTGAGGAATCGAAAACAGGGCTGGATCGTGTGAAAAAAATTGTTGAAGATTTACGCACCTTTTCAAGGCTCGATGAATCTGCAATGAAAAAGATTAATTTAACGGAAAACCTACAATCCACCATTTCAATTGCGAAAACAAAGTTTAATGAGAAAGCGGCGAATTTTAATTTTGAATGTCCAGACGAGTTATATGTTGAATGTTATCCAGGGCAGTTGAATCAAGCTATTCTTAATGTTCTTATTAATGCCACTCAGGCAATTGATTATGCAGGACGAATTGAAATGAGTTTGATAGAGTTTGAAGAGGAAGTTCAAATTTCTATTAAAGATGATGGTTGTGGAATAGCTGAAAATAATAAAGAGAAAATTTTTGATCCGTTTTACACTACAAAACCAATAGGTACTGGAACGGGTTTAGGTTTAAGCATTACTCACAAAATAATTTGTGAAGTCCATCAAGGTAAAATTGAAGTGGAGTCGGAGCCAAATAAAGGAGCCAAGTTTATTATTTCTATTCCCAAAGTAATTAGCTTATGATATTAAATGATATGGAAAAATACAACTTACTTGTTGTCGATGATGAAATAGAAATTCTAAAATCAATTAAGAGACAATTTAGAAAAAAATATAATGTTTTTACAGCTGAAAATGCAATAGATGCACTGCAGGTTATGGCGAATGAAAGCATACAAGTTGTCATTTCAGATCAACGAATGCCTGCAATGAGTGGGACTGAGTTCTTGAATATTGTAAAAGAGAAGTTTCCTGAAGCTTTAAAGTTAATTATCACAGGATATTCTGACATTGAAGCGGTGATTGGAGCCATAAATGAGGGACAGATTTTTCGATACATTACCAAACCATGGAATCCTATTGAACTAGAGTCAATTTTATCCGAAGCCTTTGAAAAATATGAATTAATTACAAATAATAAAAAATTAACAAAGTCACTTCAGATTTCAAATTCTGAATTAGAAGAGAAAGTAAAGTTGCGTACTGCTGAGTTGCAGGAACTCAATTCAAAATTAAAGGGACTAAATTTAGAAAAGAATAAATACGTTGGAATTGTTGCTCATGATTTACGTAATCCAATTGGTGTAGCCAAAGGTTTTGCGGAGCTGTTGATTGATGAATATGATGATATACAGCGAGTTGATAAGTTAGATTATATTTCAACGATTAAAGAGAGGTGTGCTTTTGCTTTGAATTTAATTACTGATATCCTTGATTTGTCAAAAATTGAAGCAGGCATTTTTGAATTGCAAAAACAAGAGCAGGATTACATTTCTTTTGTTCAGGATAATATTCAACAAAATATTTTATTGGCGAAAAGAAAATCTCAAATGTTGGAATTAAAATCTGACTTAAAAAGTTGTTCGGCTCGCTTTGATTCAAGTAAGATGGAGCAAGTGTTGAATAATCTTATAGGTAATGCAATGAAATATTCAGTAGCTGATTCAAAAATAATTATTGATGTTACCACCGAAAATGGTAAAATTGTGACAAGAGTGATCGATGAAGGACAAGGAATTCCGGTTGATGAATTAGATGCTATTTTTGCTTCTTATACAACAAGTTCTGTAAAGGGAACAAGAGGCGAAAAATCTACAGGATTAGGTTTGGCTATCGTTAAAAAGATTATTAATGCACATGAAGGATCTATTTCTGTTGATAGTACGGTAGGTAAAGGGAGTGTTTTTACCTTTTCTTTTCCTTTATAGAAGGAATCTGTTACCAAGAACTCTCAAAGTTGAGAGTGTAAGTTTCTAGTATAGGTAGACTTTGCTTTTCTTTGAACGGAGGGAGTCGAACCCCCAACCTTCTTGGTCGTAACCTGATGGTTATTGAGCACTATCCACTTATGCTTTTCTTATGTATTTGGGTTAATTAATTGAAAGGTGTCGTAGCTATTATAATATGAAATCCATATTGCTTGGATTTTTAGGCTCATCAAATTAGGTAGGCTTTGCTTAAAAACAAAAAAAGCTTCAACAAATGTTGAAGCTTTTCTGTGAACACGGAGGGAGTCGAACCCCCAACCTCCACGGCCGTAACGTGGTGCACTATCCAGTTATGCTACGCGTCCTTTTTTCCTGTTAAGGCGGTGCAAATATAGGGATATTTATCTGTGTTTTGCAAGCCTTTCATTTAAAAATACGATATTTTTTCGCTTTTGTTTTATTTTTTGTCACGAATCATTGTTTAAATATCATGTTTTGTGTTTGTTATGGCTTGTGTGTTTTTTGAAAAAAAAGATTGATTTTTTTAGTGATGAAGATTATAACTTTAGTTTTTCTGGAAAGAAGAATTAATTTGTGCAATTAGTGATTGATAGAAATAGACGAGTAGAGTATATATAATTCGTTTTGTAATGAATTAATAAGTTTTGCTTCCTAAAGCAGATTGATCGTATAAAAACAAAAAAACTCATCAATTTCTTGATGAGTTTCTGTGAAACGGAGAGAGTCGAACCCCAAATCTTCTCGGTCGTAACCTGATGGTAATTGAGCACTATCCAGTTATGCTATTATTTTTATGTGTTTTGAGAAATCAATTAAAAATGGTCTTAAGTAATATACTTTGAAGTTATTGCAATGTATTTTTTTTCTAAGGTAGGTTTTGCATATAAAAACAAAAAAAGCTCCAATAAATGTTGAAGCTTTTCTGTGAACACGGAGGGATTCGAACCCCAAATCTTCTCGGTCGTAACTTGATGTTTGTTGAGCACTATCCAGTTATGCTATTATTTTTATGTGTTTTGAGAAATCAATTAAAAATGGTCTTAAGTAATATACTTTGAAGTTATTGCAATGTATTTTTTTTCTAAGGTAGGTTTTGCATATAAAAACAAAAAAAGCTCCAACAAATGTTGAAGCTTTTCGGTGAACATGGAGGGATTCGAACCCCCAACCTCCTCGGCCGTAACGAGGTGCACTATCCAGTTATGCTTTTGTGTTTTTCGTTTGAAGATGTTAATAGAAAAGAATCTTAAGTAAGATACTATGAAGGAATTAGAATAAAGACTGTTTAGGTTTTTCTTACTTGTCAGGTTAACCACATAAAACAAAAAAAGCTCCAACAAATGTTGAAGCTTTTCTGTGAACATGGAGGGATTCGAACCCCCAACCTCCTCGGCCGTAACGAGGTGCACTATCCAGTTATGCTACACGTCCTTTTCGTCCTAAAGACACTGCAAATATAGGTAAAATTTAATATTAGATTCACTTTCAAGAGAATTTTTTTCAATAATTTTCGTTTGTTTACAAG
This window encodes:
- a CDS encoding sensor histidine kinase, with the protein product MRNDDLLRNWYPILQENMIEGKSVAIGIFSFEENILYANNAMNHFLNVDSENQKPVNAFVNPEFDVFVNKEEQGLVFDGSLTIGNRFDVSYSLESKVYRLGGEILVFAEANLLQLFAENKKMSTLNQQVNNLQRELIKEKRNLQYTLSELKDTQQMLVQSEKMNAMGQLVAGVAHEINNPIGFVYSNLFSWKGIGEDLVNAYLDLEQLIKNQENEKLFGEAKKIREENDLDYQIEDMADVFEESKTGLDRVKKIVEDLRTFSRLDESAMKKINLTENLQSTISIAKTKFNEKAANFNFECPDELYVECYPGQLNQAILNVLINATQAIDYAGRIEMSLIEFEEEVQISIKDDGCGIAENNKEKIFDPFYTTKPIGTGTGLGLSITHKIICEVHQGKIEVESEPNKGAKFIISIPKVISL
- a CDS encoding hybrid sensor histidine kinase/response regulator produces the protein MILNDMEKYNLLVVDDEIEILKSIKRQFRKKYNVFTAENAIDALQVMANESIQVVISDQRMPAMSGTEFLNIVKEKFPEALKLIITGYSDIEAVIGAINEGQIFRYITKPWNPIELESILSEAFEKYELITNNKKLTKSLQISNSELEEKVKLRTAELQELNSKLKGLNLEKNKYVGIVAHDLRNPIGVAKGFAELLIDEYDDIQRVDKLDYISTIKERCAFALNLITDILDLSKIEAGIFELQKQEQDYISFVQDNIQQNILLAKRKSQMLELKSDLKSCSARFDSSKMEQVLNNLIGNAMKYSVADSKIIIDVTTENGKIVTRVIDEGQGIPVDELDAIFASYTTSSVKGTRGEKSTGLGLAIVKKIINAHEGSISVDSTVGKGSVFTFSFPL